From the genome of Acidaminococcus sp.:
ATTTTTGTGAACCAACCAGAGCGGGTCTTATTTATCTGGAAGGCGTAAAAAAAATAATTCAAGTTAAAAAAGAAACTTATCGGAAAATTAGTGATCTGACTAAAAATTTTAAGGATACAATTCATATCGGAGTTACTCCTGTTCGCGGGCCTGATATGTTTGTTCACGTATATCCTATTTTTCGAGATTGTTATCCGAACATTTCTGTTCACCCTCATATCATGAGTGTAGGTGAACAAATAAATGCGTTGGAAAAAGGAACTATAGATATGGGATTTATGGCATTATTCAAGAGTCAAAGAAAGCATAACCAGTATTTGGAATTGATGAAAGAAGAAATTGTGATGGCGTTTCCAAGTAAATGGCAAATAGATTCTTATCGGATCGCGTCTCCGAAAGGAAATGTTAGTATTTCTTATAAAATTTTTGAGGACAAGCCTGTTGTTTTATTAAAAAAGGGGACAACAATGCGCCCAA
Proteins encoded in this window:
- a CDS encoding LysR family transcriptional regulator; this encodes MDIHIMENMLKIAEEKSITKAAKKLYLTQSALNQQLLREEKDLGMELFTRGKYFCEPTRAGLIYLEGVKKIIQVKKETYRKISDLTKNFKDTIHIGVTPVRGPDMFVHVYPIFRDCYPNISVHPHIMSVGEQINALEKGTIDMGFMALFKSQRKHNQYLELMKEEIVMAFPSKWQIDSYRIASPKGNVSISYKIFEDKPVVLLKKGTTMRPIIDLILKSQGVRPNVLFEAINPTTILEMIQANICCGFVSRLSSVGYSKNIDYYSFPMPLRWDVAVSYPSGVKLSKAELDFVDMAKNYWMGKIGEA